Proteins encoded in a region of the Bubalus bubalis isolate 160015118507 breed Murrah chromosome 9, NDDB_SH_1, whole genome shotgun sequence genome:
- the CIB3 gene encoding calcium and integrin-binding family member 3 has translation MGNKQTVFTHEQLEAYQDCTFFTRKEIMRLFYRYQDLAPQLVPLDYTSCPDVKVPYELIGSMPELKDNPFRQRIAQVFSEDGDGHMTLDNFLDMFSVMSEMAPRDLKVYYAFKIYDFNNDDYICAWDLEQTVTKLTRGELSTEEVSLICEKVLDEADGDHDGRLSLEDFQNMILRAPDFLSTFHIRI, from the exons ATGGGCAACAAGCAAACAGTCTTCACTCATGAGCAACTGGAAGCTTATCAG GACTGCACCTTCTTCACGAGAAAGGAAATCATGAG gctcttctatcgCTACCAGGACCTGGCCCCTCAGCTTGTCCCTCTCGACTATACCAGCTGCCCTGACGTGAAGGTGCCCTATGAGCTCATTGGCAGCATGCCTGAGCTGAAG GACAACCCCTTCCGTCAGAGGATCGCCCAGGTCTTCTCCGAGGATGGGGATGGCCATATGACCTTGGACAACTTCCTGGACATGTTTTCTGTGATGAGTGAAATGGCTCCCCGTGACCTCAAAGTCTACTACgcttttaaaatttatg ACTTTAACAATGATGACTACATCTGTGCGTGGGACCTGGAGCAGACGGTGACTAAGCTGACTCGGGGGGAGCTGAGCACTGAGGAGGTGAGCCTGATATGTGAGAAGGTGCTGGATGAAGCCGATGGGGACCACGATGGGCGGCTGTCCCTGGAAGACTTCCAGAACATGATCCTTCGGGCACCAGACTTCCTCAG